Proteins encoded together in one Actinomycetota bacterium window:
- a CDS encoding CBS domain-containing protein, translating to MDEISVKDVMTIRVVTVTPEDSIHEAALRLAGNRISGMPVVAGRLVIGVVSESDLIQAMTPLEDRDRGMTVLDYVMAHREPRTRPEPTRVEHVMSRLVATISPHARVWEAAAEMHQRGVKRLPVTDDDGRLVGIISRADLVRAIAQDGARLAKGAEGPGPSA from the coding sequence ATGGACGAAATTAGCGTGAAGGATGTGATGACCATCCGAGTCGTCACCGTGACCCCTGAAGACTCCATCCACGAGGCGGCCCTGCGATTGGCCGGCAACCGCATCAGCGGCATGCCGGTGGTCGCCGGGCGGTTGGTCATCGGGGTGGTGTCCGAGAGCGACCTCATCCAGGCTATGACCCCGTTGGAAGACCGGGACCGGGGGATGACGGTGCTGGACTACGTCATGGCCCATCGGGAGCCGAGGACCCGGCCCGAGCCGACCCGGGTCGAGCACGTCATGTCCAGGCTCGTGGCCACCATCTCGCCGCACGCCCGTGTCTGGGAGGCTGCAGCCGAAATGCACCAGCGAGGCGTGAAGCGGCTCCCGGTCACCGACGACGACGGCCGACTCGTCGGCATCATCTCCCGCGCCGACCTGGTGCGGGCCATCGCGCAGGACGGCGCGCGCCTGGCCAAGGGCGCGGAAGGACCTGGCCCGAGCGCCTGA